One window from the genome of Crassostrea angulata isolate pt1a10 chromosome 2, ASM2561291v2, whole genome shotgun sequence encodes:
- the LOC128173251 gene encoding uncharacterized protein LOC128173251 gives MPGHKTEYFNCVLCSKRTKPKGRRHIDNSIRKYLRKKFLLEGKENSVICSKCRNIYYREKSCHKPTETQQSMSSSSQTSDRRQLSSPPSVSLQLISTAKTHAYCIVCKKPGPKLVVISAECRTAVFIQHNVLIPSGNRCCPAHVKDGLLTSAAIEQLPTTDHAFVNRTAILSLLQHMRVLCQRNEKTHLDFDDLQTLTDSDCLSLLGLSMDNFQTLCDCLKDHVKQTPSRSLRKSTAIFLCKLKSGLSNQILSTLFRTSKSSLRRAISAVRNAMMTCFVPYNLGFEHITREDVINDHTRHLAQTLFGDIDKSQAILVLDGTYIYTAKSNNFRYQRRSYSIHKGRSLIKPMVIVTTTGYFVSIQGPYLADHKNNDASILEHIMKTNAEDIKSWLSEDDIFIVDRGFRDSLPLLEDLGIQAEMPRFLEKGQKQMSTGDANKSRLVTKIRWVVESSNARIKRWRYLDRTLPTNQIPFVGDYVRIVCALSNKFFPPLSKSHSVEQDEADAAKMLYLSKQVNNLQRLVEDNGLNRRPTQWQPVPECGIENFPALDEEQLRNLTCGTYQLKLSRSYIQEHIDGDCDIWFHKDNDRLLRVKIQSRHTSSKQYLVWIEFSDCSVDAWYCTCRAGARVVGMCSHIAAIIWYLSKGRHEGGKCGVRDWGEHVLDAADIPPPVDESDSDASNCDSVPEE, from the exons ATGCCAGGACACAAAACGGAGTACTTCAATTGTGTTTTGTGTTCAAAACGAACAAAACCTAAGGGAAGACGCCACATCGACAACAGCATAAGAAAATATCTCAGGAAAAAATTTCTGTTGGAAGGAAAAGAAAATTCAGTCATCTGCAGTAAGTGTAGGAACATATATTACAGAGAAAAGTCATGCCATAAACCCACTGAAACTCAACAGTCTATGAGTTCATCTTCTCAAACAAGTGACAGAAGACAGTTATCTAGTCCACCTTCAGTATCCTTGCAACTTATTTCCACAGCAAAGACTCATGCATATTGCATCGTTTGTAAAAAGCCTGGACCAAAACTTGTTGTTATATCCGCAGAGTGTCGCACAGCCGTGTTTATTCAACACAATGTTTTGATTCCATCTGGAAATAGATGCTGTCCCGCACATGTGAAAGATGGACTTTTAACAAGTGCAGCCATAGAACAACTTCCAACAACAGATCACGCATTTGTCAACAGAACCGCCATCCTTAGTTTACTGCAGCACATGCGTGTTCTATgccaaagaaatgaaaaaaccCATCTTGACTTTGATGATCTGCAAACTCTTACAGATTCTGATTGTCTATCTCTGCTTGGACTGAGTATGGACAATTTCCAAACTCTTTGTGACTGTTTGAAAGATCATGTTAAACAGACACCATCTAGAAGTTTACGAAAATCTACAGCCATATTTCTATGCAAGTTGAAATCTGGGTTATCAAATCAAATACTGTCAACTTTATTTCGTACTTCAAAATCCAGCTTAAGAAGAGCAATCAGTGCTGTTAGAAATGCGATGATGACTTGTTTTGTTCCATATAATCTTGGATTCGAACACATCACAAGAGAAGATGTAATCAACGACCACACTCGCCATCTAGCCCAAACATTGTTCGGCGACATAGACAAGAGTCAGGCCATACTGGTTTTAGATGGAACCTATATATACACCGCCAAGAGCAACAACTTCAGATACCAACGCCGCTCTTACAGCATCCACAAAGGAAGGTCGCTCATCAAGCCCATGGTAATCGTGACAACCACAGGCTATTTTGTCTCGATTCAAGGACCATACCTAGCAGACCATAAAAACAACGATGCGTCAATCCTTGAAcatattatgaaaacaaatgcaGAGGACATCAAGAGTTGGCTAAGTGAAGATGACATTTTCATCGTCGACAGAGGATTTAGGGATTCTTTGCCCCTGCTTGAAGATTTAGGAATCCAAGCAGAAATGCCTCGATTTTTAGAGAAGGGACAAAAACAGATGAGCACTGGTGATGCCAATAAGAGCAGACTTGTTACAAAG ATAAGATGGGTAGTTGAGTCATCCAATGCCAGAATCAAAAGGTGGCGATATTTGGACCGAACCCTCCCTACAAATCAGATTCCTTTCGTTGGTGATTATGTCAGAATTGTATGCGCCCTGTCAAATAAGTTCTTCCCACCTCTGAGCAAAAGTCACAGTGTAGAGCAAGACGAGGCAGACGCAGCTAAAATGCTTTATCTGTCTAAACAG GTAAATAATCTCCAACGATTGGTTGAAGATAATGGTCTAAACAGAAGGCCAACTCAGTGGCAGCCAGTCCCTGAGTGTGGAATAGAAAACTTTCCCGCCCTGGACGAGGAGCAGTTGCGGAACTTGACTTGCGGGACCTATCAACTGAAGCTTTCTCGCAGCTATATCCAAGAGCATATTGATGGGGACTGTGACATTTGGTTCCATAAGGATAATGACAGGCTACTGCGGGTGAAGATTCAGAGTCGCCACACATCATCAAAACAGTATTTGGTCTGGATTGAGTTCTCTGACTGTTCGGTAGATGCATGGTACTGTACATGCAGGGCAGGTGCCAGAGTAGTGGGTATGTGCTCCCATATAGCGGCCATCATTTGGTACCTGTCAAAAGGAAGACATGAAGGAGGGAAGTGCGGTGTGCGTGATTGGGGTGAGCATGTTCTTGATGCAGCAGATATTCCACCTCCCGTTGATGAGTCTGACAGTGATGCGAGCAATTGTGACAGTGTACCCGAGGAATGA